A region of the Leptospiraceae bacterium genome:
TAAATAATGTTTCACTAAACCGATTTCTTTCTTTTAATAATTTTATCATAGCCCAAAGTAAGAATGGATTTGGCTGCTTTGTCTGACAATTATTTTATTATTGGAAAAAAGGCAATGTAATTAGTTTGGGTATAAATACAATTAACCCAATGAAGATTGCAGTAATTGCACTAATCAAGACTGCAGCGGCGGATAAGTCTTTTATTTTTTTAATCTGATCATTTTTTTCAGGAGAAATGAAATCAGCCAAATTCTCGATTGCGGAATTGATCGTCTCAAGCGCAAAAACAAATCCAATCGCAAAGATAATTGCAATCCATTCAACATTTGCTATTCTTAATACTATTCCCGCAATGATAACACAGAGTGCAGCAACTAAATGAATTCTTGCATTGTGCTCTTCGAGAATTAAAATTTTCAATCCATTCAAAGCAAAGATAAAACTTTTTAGCCTTTTGATGATGGAGAATTTTTCTTGTTTCATATTCAGTCTAACAGCCATTTGCCATTCACTTAACCTGGATATTCCGACTCTCTTTCATCCCAATTAAAGTAATCCCACCATTCATATTTACATTGCATACATATTTTTTTCGTAGAGCGTAAATAATATACAGTCGAGTTAATTCCATCTATCCAATGTTCCAGTCCTGAGACCCTATCTTTGTATTGGATAATATTGATTTTGCGAAATTTACAAATCGGACAAGCATGATTAGAATCAACGTCTTGTATTGTTTCAGTCGGAGGATCTTCCAAAGAATTTACTTTATTGTAAAAAACTTTCCGAAGTGCGATATCAATGGTAAGATTTTTAGTAATCCCATTATAATAATCAATCATAAACTTGGAAGACTCTAAATATTCGAGTCCTAGCCCTTTGAAATAATGAATGCGCGCATTTTTCTGATCTTTCTCTATAAGTTTATCAATTTCTTTTAAATAGATGTTTAACTCATGTGTGGCTTTTTCCTTGTCTCCTTGCTTATAATAAATCTTTGTTTTATACAAATAAATCAAAACATTTGGGACCAAGTGGTAACTTTTTTCTAAATAAGAAAAAGCTTTGTTATAATCCTGGAGATTGGAATAAACTATCGCCATACGAATACAACTTTCTGATTTTAATAAATTCTCAGATGCTTCGTTTATTACATATTCATAATATTGCAAGACAAGTGGATACTGATGCATATCCTCTAAAACATTTCCCGCCTGAAAATAGTATTTTGCTAATGCAAAGCGATTGTTTTTATGATAGTCCAAAAGATAACGCAAAAGATTGATTAACTCCTTTCGTAAATCTTTAAAGCTAGAAAATATTCTTGTAAAGTGTCCAAAGAACATTCTCTTCTCATACCAGATTTCATTTTGCGAAATAAAAAGAGTATATAGGACTTCTGTTAACTCTTCGATGGCAACCAAGTAAGTTTTATTTTTTTCGAGTGCTTTTTTTAACTGTTGATAGGAGCTGGGAAGTTCTCCTTTTTTATGAAGAAATTTTCCATATTCGTATCGCATTTCGGCATCAGCAGGTTTTCTCTTAAAGAAATCTTCGAACCCATCTTTAGCCATACTGGGAACATGGTCTTTAAAATACAAAGCTCTTCTTCTGAAAAAATCAGGCTCAAATCCTTTTGGATAAACGGTTTCTTTCCATTCTTCCCAGGATTCTTCACTCGCATTGCAACTCTCGCAAATTCGCTTTGTTTTCTTTTTGACTAAATTATAATTTACAAATTCGTTTTTAGCCTCTAGCGGATAACGCACAGCATTGTAGTATTCAATCCGCACTGACCCAACAGCCTGGCAAGACTTACAGTCTTCTTTCTTTTTATCTATAAACCAAAGTTTATCTTCTGACATGAAATCCTCAAAGCAGTGTAAAGTAGATAATGTTTCACCTTCAGCCAAGCTATGACCGACTTATCGCAACTCTCTCATTCAAAATTCATAATTACTCATTCCGCATTCCTAATTGATCATTAAATTAATCTCGCGGCAAATCACCGCTATCCGGTATTTCAACTTCTCTTGCCCAAGTAGATTAAACAAAATCGGAAGTTCCAAACCATGCGCCTTACCGGTAGTAGCCACACGGATTGGCATATAGAGATTTTTTCCTTTTTCGCCTGTTTCAGCGCCGGTCTTTTCAATTAAGGCTTTGTAGGCGTCGGAGTTAGATGGGTTTTCGGATGCGAGAAGTTTGTGAAATGTCTTTATGACAAGTCCAGCATTTCCGGCAGTGGCGATCGTTCTTGCGTCTTCGTTTTCAATAACAATATCGTTATTGAAAAATTCAGAGATGTAGTCAGGTGCTTGGGAGAGTCGATCCAAGTAGACCCGAATTGATTCTAATAGAGATTGCAGGGTTTCATTATTCGCATTTTTAATTTCTTCTGGAATCCCTTTGTTATCTTTGATAAATGGAATTACTTCAGCGCATAATTTTGTTATGTCGGAGTCGCGGATGTATTTATTCGAAAGCCAGTTGAGCTTGGACTTTGGATTGAGTTGGTCTGCGAGTGCGGATAATGGCAACGAGTTGAAATCTGTCTTTTCTTTGTCTTCTTCTTTTACTTTTTTAAATACATCAAATAGCGATGGAGACTTAGAGCATCTTTCTACATCAAATATTTTTTCGAGTTCGCCGTGTGGTAAATATTCCTGTCCACTTTCCGAGGTCCAACCGAGAAGAGCCATATAATTACGAAAGCATTCTGCTGTGTATCCCAAGTCTCTGAACGCCAAAATAGAAGTAGCCCCTGCTCGTTTCGAAAGTTTCTTTCCGTCTGCGCCTACGATTTCGGATGCGTGTGCGTATTTCGGAAGTGGATAGCCAAGTGCTTCGTAAATTAAAACCTGTCTAGGAGTATTCGATAAATGTCCCACGCCTCGGATAACATGTGTTATCTGCATAAGGTGATCGTCTACCACAACTGCATAGTTGTAAGCAGGAAAACTATCTGATTTTACAATGATAAAATCTCCGATGAGTTTTGTATCAAATTTTACTTTTCCTTGAATGATATCGTCTACGATTAAATTTTTTGCAGGTGTGCGAAATCGAACTGAAAATGGAATCTTTTGATCTAGCTTGTCTTGGATTTCTTTTTCTGTCATGCTTGAACAGGTTCCATCATAGAGATTAGGAATTCCCATTGCCTCGGATTGCTTTTTCTTGGCTTCAAGTAATTCAGTTGTGCAAAAACAACGATATGCGTGGTTACTCTTGATTAGCTTCTCTGTGTGCTCTTTGTAAATATCCAAACGCTCGGATTGTTTGTAAGGACCATGCGGACCGCCTACTCCCGGACCTTCATCCCAATTGAGTCCAAGCCATTCGAGTGACTCTAAAATAATTTTCATCGAAGAGTCAGTAGATCTCTCTTGATCAGTGTCTTCAATGCGAACCAGGAATTTTCCGCCGGTTGCTTTTGCGTATAGATAATTGAATAGTGCAGTTCTTGCACCGCCTACATGTAAGAAGCCGCTCGGAGATGGAGCGAATCGTGTTCTAATATTTTGGTTCATTCTACTGTGCTCTCTTTCTTTTTAAAAATAATCAAAGGTAAATCCATTTTATATAAAGTCAGTTGTTTGTTTTTAGCATAAATTAAATTTTCATCTACGGGATCTAATTTTTCACCGGGAAAATAATAGATCACAAATTCTTTGTTGTTATAAAGTTTGCTGCCCGAAGGAATGTCTTTAAAGATTTTTTTATAACTGTAATCTTCGAAGGCATAGATTCTTGAATACTCTAACGTATTTTTATTGGGAGAGAATTCCGAATAAGGGTAATTACGCGCTGGAGTTCCTGACGGATAATGCTTCCAACGAATTGCTTCTTGACCATCTTTCATTTCTGACTCTTCCAATTTCCAAAGACCTTCGTCTGGTGTAATTGTATAAATTACTTTTTCATGAAACAACTGCTGCGCTTCCATTTTGCGATTAATGAATTTTTCTAACCCGCCAAGCAAATCGGAACTTTGTGAATTACGAATCGAAAAATTTGTGTATTCGACTTCTAAATCGCCAGAGTCGTTACTTCTTTTCCCTTCTCCGTATTTTACTTTTTCATAGATTGTGAATTTAGGTGGAGCTTTCTCTGCAAAAAGAGAACTCACTTCACCAAGAAATTTATTCGTATAGGAATAAAAATAAATCTCGATTTCCTTGACCTTTACAGTCGGACCTTCACCTGGTCGAATCACTAGGTATTTGTATTGTGAGCTAGGTTTTTCAAAAAAATTATTTGAGTTCAAAACCTTCGCTTTTTGGTAATAATCACCTGTAAAAATTTCCAGAAATTTCTTTTTTTCTGCATCACTTGTCGCAAAGGTTTTACACGAAATGATTAGAATTGGAAAAAAAAATAGAAAAAAGTGTTTTTTACGATTATGTATCATTTGAATCAATAGAATTAGGGTTTTTTGCACATTCAGACGCTGCTAAAAAGGGGACTTGTATTCGTTTAGCCAGTGTAAAATTGCGAAAATGCTTGACAAGCAGAATAGACAGACATACGAACGCAAAAAAAGATGAAAAATAATACACAAGAAACGACCCGACCAGATTTTCCAAAAGTGCTGTTCGAAGACCAGGTAAATGATGACCAGAGAAAGTATTCTCGGTATGTTTGTGACTCCCGTGCCATTCCACACGAGATTGATGGACTGAAACCGGTGCAAAGACGAATTCTATGGGCGATGTGGAATTCCGATGCCAGAAATAGACATACTAAAACAGTAAAAGTTGCCGGCTTGGCGATGGGATACCATCCGCATGGGGACAAGTCTATTCAAGACGCTCTCTCAGCTATGGCGCAAGATTTTACTTTTGCCAATAATATTCCTCTCGTTCATGGAGAAGGAACCTTTGGGGACGTGCTAGATCCAAATGCGATCGCATCTCCGCGTTATACAGAAGTCAAACTTTCTGATTTTGCAAAGGACTTAGGTTTTTTTGAAGGACTTGCTGATATTGATTATGTAAAAAATTACGATGAGACAGAAGATGAGCCAATCCATTTCGTAGGAAAAGTTCCAATTGTTCTTCTAAATCAAATCCAAGGAATTGCGACGGGGTTTAGATGCTTTATCCCCGCTCATAAACTTTCTGATATTGTTGAATCTCAAATTGCTTATTTAAAAACAGGCAAACCAAAAAAAATTAAACCTTGGTATAAAGGTTATGGCGGCGAAGTTCGAGTAGCCACCAACGAGAATGGATCTGAAATCATGTATACAACATTCGGATTCAAATGGGAAGGGGAAAGTCTCTTCTTAACTCATGCTCCTCAAACTTGGAATCGTGACAAAGTAGTTGCTCTTTTAGAAGACATGATAGAGAAAAAGGATAATTGGTTAAAAGACTACATCGATTCTTCCAGCCAAACTTTTAAAATAGAACTCGTTTATAAAAAAGGCGAAAAGCCAACAGAAAAAGATATCAAAGCTTTATTTAACAAAGAAAATCTTGATACTCTTTCGTTTAACGTTATTACACATGAAGGAAGATTAAAAAATCACAAGCAAGAAGAAATCATTAAACGATTTTGTGATTTTCGCAAAACACATCTCATCCGCAGATTCAAAAGACTTGCAGGATTAGAGCAAGAAAAGATTGATAGAAACTCTGAATTAATTCGTTTCATCAATGAGAAGTGGAATCAGAAAGTGGTAACAATCAAATCAAAGCAAGACTTCGAAAATCAATTGAAGAATGCGAAGTTCAAATACTTCGAATGGTTAGCCTCCATTCCAGTTTATAGAATGACTTTAGAAGAAGCAAGAAAATGTCAAGATGCAATCAATGAGGCTAAGATTAAGTTTGCGGAGTTCACTGCATTGTCAAAGCAAGATGCAAAGCTGACTGCATTTATGATCGATGAATTGACCGAACTGAAAAACAAGTGGGATAAATAATGAGTGCCGAAATAAAAACTAAACCGAACGCAAAAGATTCAGGCGAAAGAAATTTTAAAAAGCTTTCGAACGTAGAGCATGTTCGTATGAGAACTGGAATGTGGCTTGGACAAAATTCCATGTCAACATTCGAGCAACATTTTTTCAAAAAAGATTCCAAGGGGAATTATGAAATTAGCCATGAAGAGCTAAATGATATTCCTGCAAAATTAAAATGTCTTGATGAAGCTTGTATGAATGCTGTCGATGAATATCGCAAAAATCAAAATGATAAGACAGTCAAAGATGGTCAGAAGATGACTAAACTCATTGTTAGCCTCTCGACTGATTGTGGAAGAGTTACAGTAGAGGATAACGGTCGCGGAATACCAGCAAAAAATGCAGAAGGTGTATTCTTACATTTGATGTATGGAGAAAATTTTGACGATCAAGTCAAACAAGATCATGTGGCAGGTCAAAATGGAGTAGGTATTTCCTTGGTGAGAATGGTGTCTAATTTTTTCCGTGTAACAACAGAGAACAAAGGACAGTCTTACAAAAAACTTTTTAGCGTTCACGATGAAGTAAAAAAACTAATTCGCACCTTTAAATTATCTCCAGAAGATTTTGAAAAAGTTATTTTATTTTACGATGAACATGGTTCTTTTAAGGAATGTCCATTGCTTACAAAAGATCATCTTTCTAAGCTAGAATCTTTGATGGAAAAAACTTTCATGATAGAAGCTATTAAATCCTGCGGTGATTCGCATGGAACTTCTGTTGAGTTTGAATTAGAGCCAAAGTATTTTAACAAGCTAGATACTAAGTTTAATCCTGATTTAATGCGTCAATATTTGCAAGACATTGCAATGACAAATCCAGGACTTGAAGTTCAATTCCATCACAAGAATAAATCGGATAAGTTTAAATTCAAAAAAGGAATGGAAGAAATTTTTCAAAATTCTGATTTAACATATTACAAAATGGAATACAAAGATCCGAATGTGGCTTCTCAGATTAACCTCGAAACCTATTTCGTAATCGGTCAGAACAAAACTCTAACGTGGGTTAATTCCAATTTTGCGGTGCAAGGCGGTTCTGCAATCGAGTATTTAGAAAATCGAATTTGTGATGAAGTTCGAAAGAAAAGTCAAATCACTGCACTTGAGAAAAAATTAAAAACTCAATCTACAAGAAATGATGTAAGAAATTGTTTTCATATGTATGTAAACTTGCGCATTCTAAATCCACGTTTTAAATCGCAAGATAAATCTTATTTGATTAACGACTTAAATGAAGACATCAGAAACGCAGTCGATAAGAGCCTAGACAAACTGATTAAGAAGACCGACTTACTCGAAGAAGTTAAGATGCAAATGGAAAAGAGAACTCAACTCAAAGAGTTAGAAGATGCACAAAAAGGACTTCGCAAAGCGTCTAAGAACAATATACCAAAACTTATGCAACCAACTGGAAAACCAAGCGATGCAGGCAGAGTGTTGTTTGTCGCTGAGGGAGATTCGGCTATTGCAGGTTTACGTCCTGCTCGTAATCCAAAACTTCACGGCTTATTCCCATTACGCGGTAAACCATTAAACTGTAAAGGAATGAGTTTGGCAAAAGCACTTGCGAACGAAGAGATGAAGAATATTGTGGCTATTCTTGGTTTGCCGATCAATGAAAAATTAAAAGATCCAAAAGAATTAAACTATGAAAAAGTAAGTATCATTACAGATGCGGATTTTGACGGTTATGCGATTCGCTCTCTCATGCTTTCGTTCTTTTATGAATACTGGCCTGAGCTGTTTGACTTCGGTGTAATTCATATTTCTGCTGCACCTCTTTTTGAGGTAGATGTAAAGTGGAAAGATGGAAAGAAAGAAACCATCTTCTGTATCGACGATAAGGATTATGACAAGCTCATGGATCGTATACGTAAAAACGCAGGAGAGATGGTCAGAAAGAAAAGAAACAAGGGTTTAGGGGAAACAGGCAAGGAAGCGATGAAATTCGCTGTAGACGAATGTATGACGAAAATTACGATTAGCACTCGCAAGTCAGCCCAAAAGACCCAAGATCTATGGTTTCACAAAGACTACGCCGAACAAAGACGTGAGGCTATTTCCGAATACTCAATGGCGGTGATTCAGGATTAATGGTTAATGGTTAATTATGAATGGAAGATCGTGGGGTGTTGTGACATTATGTGAAGGCGTAATATTTTATTGAAGGGCGCGTCATTATTGAAGGCGCAGAAACGTTTCTGCGCCTTCAATAATGACGCTCGCCTTCGAATCACTAACACTCGACTTGAAATACCTCTTTGAATCACAACGACTTGGATTTAGAAAATGGAAAGAGTCTGATATAATTCCATTTACGAAAATGAATTCCGATTTAGAGGTTATGCAGTATTTTCCGCAACCTCTCTCAAGAGAAGAAACAATCAATTTAGTAAATCGTATTCATTTGCATTTTGAAAAATGGGGCTTTGGTCTTTGGGCAGTAGAAGAAAAAGAATCAGAAATATTTATTGGTTTCATCGGATTAAACTATGCTGATTTTAAAAGCTCTTTCACTCCCTGCATGGAAATTGGTTGGCGATTAGATTCTCGCTTCTGGGGTAAAGGCTACGCATCCGAAGGCGCTAGGCTTTGTTTACAAAAAGGCTTTGAAGAGTTTAACCTAAAAGAAATTTATTCTTTTACTTCGGTCTTAAATACTAAATCTGAAAATGTAATGATAAAAATCGAAATGAAAAAAGTAATGGAGTTCGAGCATCCGAAATTAGAAAATGAGAATCGTCTTTGTAAACATGTATTGTATAAAATTACTTGTGAGTGAGTTTTATTCAATAAAATTAACCACTTCGCTAAAGAATTTTTAATCTAAAGGAATTAGAAATGACATCCACCCAACCCAAATTCAAAAGCCCAGAAGTATTTGCGGTATTTCAAGATTATCCGCATGATATAAAGTCAAAGTTATTATTTCTTCGTAAGCTTATATTCGAAGTCGCAGATAAAACAAAAACTGCCGGTGAATTAGAAGAAACTCTAAAATGGGGTCAACCGAGTTATTTAACTTCCCAAACAAAATCAGGAACTACCATTCGAATCGATAAGGTCAAATCGGGTAAGCATGATTATGCGATGTATTTTAATTGCCAGACTACACTCGTTGATACGTTTAGAGAAATGTTTCGCGATGAGTTTGAATACGAAGGAAACCGCGCTCTTCTTTTTAAAACAAAAGATAAAATCGCAACTGAGAAATTAAAACTTTGTATCTCGATGGCTTTAACTTATCACTTGGATAAGAGGAAAAAGTAAAGATTACTATGCGAAGGCGCTGGTCGCGAATATATGCAGCGAAGGGGAGAATGAAGACGATGAACACCGATGGGGATTACTCCTGTCACCCCCGAAATCTTTAATCGGGGGTCTATCTGACAAATAAACGAAATTGATATAAGTTTCTAAAATTCTTTCGTGCAGAAGATTTCTAATGGTTTGTTTTCAAAAAAGTATTTTATGGATATTTCTTTACACGGATAATGGGTAATGGAATAAATAGCATTTAGCTTAAATTTTCAAATTGAAAGGTCTAAATTAAATGCAATTTCCTAGAAAGAAATCTTTTACAATATTACTCTTCCTCTTTTGCTATACCAATTTAAATTCTTTTGGAGGAAACAGTCAGCGAAAACTGGATTGGTATAGACTTCAAGTCGAAACTTCACATAAAGTAAAACTCTGTAATCAAAAAAGTTCTACAATCGCAGAAAGATTAAAGCAAAAGCATTCTTTTCTTTATTTGAAAATACCTGAATTAGGCAATGAGTATTTGGAGTATGGAAATGAAGAGTCAGAACAAAATTTAGAATCCTACAAAAGAACGGAAAAGTCTTTGCCCGTTTTTATCGAATTTGGTGATAGCATTTTAAATCCTAGAAAAGAAGACTTC
Encoded here:
- a CDS encoding diacylglycerol kinase family protein; the protein is MKQEKFSIIKRLKSFIFALNGLKILILEEHNARIHLVAALCVIIAGIVLRIANVEWIAIIFAIGFVFALETINSAIENLADFISPEKNDQIKKIKDLSAAAVLISAITAIFIGLIVFIPKLITLPFFQ
- a CDS encoding DUF1801 domain-containing protein, whose translation is MTSTQPKFKSPEVFAVFQDYPHDIKSKLLFLRKLIFEVADKTKTAGELEETLKWGQPSYLTSQTKSGTTIRIDKVKSGKHDYAMYFNCQTTLVDTFREMFRDEFEYEGNRALLFKTKDKIATEKLKLCISMALTYHLDKRKK
- a CDS encoding glutamate--tRNA ligase, which encodes MNQNIRTRFAPSPSGFLHVGGARTALFNYLYAKATGGKFLVRIEDTDQERSTDSSMKIILESLEWLGLNWDEGPGVGGPHGPYKQSERLDIYKEHTEKLIKSNHAYRCFCTTELLEAKKKQSEAMGIPNLYDGTCSSMTEKEIQDKLDQKIPFSVRFRTPAKNLIVDDIIQGKVKFDTKLIGDFIIVKSDSFPAYNYAVVVDDHLMQITHVIRGVGHLSNTPRQVLIYEALGYPLPKYAHASEIVGADGKKLSKRAGATSILAFRDLGYTAECFRNYMALLGWTSESGQEYLPHGELEKIFDVERCSKSPSLFDVFKKVKEEDKEKTDFNSLPLSALADQLNPKSKLNWLSNKYIRDSDITKLCAEVIPFIKDNKGIPEEIKNANNETLQSLLESIRVYLDRLSQAPDYISEFFNNDIVIENEDARTIATAGNAGLVIKTFHKLLASENPSNSDAYKALIEKTGAETGEKGKNLYMPIRVATTGKAHGLELPILFNLLGQEKLKYRIAVICREINLMIN
- a CDS encoding DNA gyrase subunit B codes for the protein MSAEIKTKPNAKDSGERNFKKLSNVEHVRMRTGMWLGQNSMSTFEQHFFKKDSKGNYEISHEELNDIPAKLKCLDEACMNAVDEYRKNQNDKTVKDGQKMTKLIVSLSTDCGRVTVEDNGRGIPAKNAEGVFLHLMYGENFDDQVKQDHVAGQNGVGISLVRMVSNFFRVTTENKGQSYKKLFSVHDEVKKLIRTFKLSPEDFEKVILFYDEHGSFKECPLLTKDHLSKLESLMEKTFMIEAIKSCGDSHGTSVEFELEPKYFNKLDTKFNPDLMRQYLQDIAMTNPGLEVQFHHKNKSDKFKFKKGMEEIFQNSDLTYYKMEYKDPNVASQINLETYFVIGQNKTLTWVNSNFAVQGGSAIEYLENRICDEVRKKSQITALEKKLKTQSTRNDVRNCFHMYVNLRILNPRFKSQDKSYLINDLNEDIRNAVDKSLDKLIKKTDLLEEVKMQMEKRTQLKELEDAQKGLRKASKNNIPKLMQPTGKPSDAGRVLFVAEGDSAIAGLRPARNPKLHGLFPLRGKPLNCKGMSLAKALANEEMKNIVAILGLPINEKLKDPKELNYEKVSIITDADFDGYAIRSLMLSFFYEYWPELFDFGVIHISAAPLFEVDVKWKDGKKETIFCIDDKDYDKLMDRIRKNAGEMVRKKRNKGLGETGKEAMKFAVDECMTKITISTRKSAQKTQDLWFHKDYAEQRREAISEYSMAVIQD
- a CDS encoding DNA gyrase subunit A gives rise to the protein MKNNTQETTRPDFPKVLFEDQVNDDQRKYSRYVCDSRAIPHEIDGLKPVQRRILWAMWNSDARNRHTKTVKVAGLAMGYHPHGDKSIQDALSAMAQDFTFANNIPLVHGEGTFGDVLDPNAIASPRYTEVKLSDFAKDLGFFEGLADIDYVKNYDETEDEPIHFVGKVPIVLLNQIQGIATGFRCFIPAHKLSDIVESQIAYLKTGKPKKIKPWYKGYGGEVRVATNENGSEIMYTTFGFKWEGESLFLTHAPQTWNRDKVVALLEDMIEKKDNWLKDYIDSSSQTFKIELVYKKGEKPTEKDIKALFNKENLDTLSFNVITHEGRLKNHKQEEIIKRFCDFRKTHLIRRFKRLAGLEQEKIDRNSELIRFINEKWNQKVVTIKSKQDFENQLKNAKFKYFEWLASIPVYRMTLEEARKCQDAINEAKIKFAEFTALSKQDAKLTAFMIDELTELKNKWDK
- a CDS encoding GNAT family N-acetyltransferase, which gives rise to MTLAFESLTLDLKYLFESQRLGFRKWKESDIIPFTKMNSDLEVMQYFPQPLSREETINLVNRIHLHFEKWGFGLWAVEEKESEIFIGFIGLNYADFKSSFTPCMEIGWRLDSRFWGKGYASEGARLCLQKGFEEFNLKEIYSFTSVLNTKSENVMIKIEMKKVMEFEHPKLENENRLCKHVLYKITCE